The following are from one region of the Pectobacterium actinidiae genome:
- a CDS encoding alginate lyase family protein: MRLRYWSGLLIALYCVASVVRADAEPKASSPDNPYAFLQQPQLSSVKQQLQQKTEKPQTRMAYEQLISEADRALKSDNPSVTEKKSTPPSGSKHDYLSLSAYWWPDPDKADGLPWIRRDGQVNPASKDEETDGVRLAKFTAQTQALTLAWYFSGKQAYADKAMSMIRTWFIDPATRMNPNLDFAQGVPGIAPGRGSGVLDGRYFSTRIVDSLIMLRQAPGWTTQDEQQMQQWMSDYLHWLQTSKLGKKEATAQNNHGSWYTVQVAGIAWYLGKIDVVKSMAQLQREKLDHQLQPDGAQPEELARTRSFHYSYFNLQAITDMAMLASRIGDNLWQYQTPKGSSVIKALDFMAPYLDENKAWPRKTMDRQSSRLIPLLLQAERGLKTPRYQAQIKQAGFAELLTGEAGARDKEPSHISVETRRALWLLNPATP, encoded by the coding sequence ATGCGGTTACGTTATTGGTCAGGTTTACTGATTGCCTTGTATTGCGTGGCCTCTGTTGTCCGTGCGGACGCGGAGCCTAAAGCGTCCTCCCCCGATAATCCTTACGCCTTCTTGCAGCAGCCTCAGCTATCCTCGGTAAAACAGCAGTTACAGCAAAAAACGGAAAAGCCGCAGACGCGAATGGCGTATGAGCAACTTATTTCGGAAGCCGATCGCGCGCTGAAAAGTGATAATCCTAGCGTAACGGAAAAGAAATCTACGCCACCCAGTGGTTCAAAGCATGATTATTTGAGCCTCAGCGCCTACTGGTGGCCCGATCCCGACAAAGCTGATGGTTTGCCTTGGATTCGCCGTGATGGGCAGGTAAACCCTGCCAGCAAGGATGAAGAGACTGACGGTGTTAGGCTGGCGAAATTTACCGCCCAAACGCAGGCGTTGACGCTGGCGTGGTATTTTTCTGGTAAACAGGCTTATGCCGATAAAGCCATGTCGATGATCCGTACCTGGTTTATTGACCCTGCTACGCGCATGAACCCTAATCTCGACTTTGCGCAGGGCGTGCCGGGCATCGCGCCGGGCAGGGGCTCAGGCGTGCTGGACGGGCGCTATTTTTCCACTCGCATCGTCGATTCGCTGATTATGCTACGTCAGGCTCCGGGTTGGACAACGCAGGATGAGCAGCAGATGCAGCAATGGATGAGCGATTATCTGCACTGGCTGCAAACCAGCAAGTTGGGGAAAAAAGAGGCAACAGCCCAGAACAACCACGGTAGTTGGTATACTGTACAGGTTGCTGGGATCGCTTGGTACCTGGGGAAAATCGACGTAGTGAAGTCTATGGCGCAATTGCAGCGGGAGAAATTGGATCACCAACTGCAACCCGATGGCGCTCAGCCGGAAGAGCTGGCGCGCACCCGCTCTTTTCATTACAGCTACTTCAACCTTCAGGCGATAACGGATATGGCGATGTTGGCTTCCCGTATCGGGGATAATCTCTGGCAGTACCAAACACCGAAGGGAAGCAGTGTGATAAAGGCGCTGGATTTTATGGCACCGTATCTGGATGAAAATAAAGCGTGGCCGCGCAAGACGATGGACAGGCAGAGTAGTCGCCTTATTCCGCTGTTATTGCAGGCGGAGCGTGGTTTGAAAACGCCACGTTACCAGGCGCAAATCAAGCAGGCGGGCTTTGCGGAATTACTCACCGGCGAGGCTGGTGCGCGCGATAAAGAACCGAGCCATATCAGCGTTGAAACCCGCCGTGCACTCTGGCTACTTAATCCAGCTACGCCCTGA
- the elbB gene encoding isoprenoid biosynthesis glyoxalase ElbB: MKRVGIVLSGCGVYDGSEIHEAVLTLLALDRAGAQAVCFAPDKPQLQVVNHLTGDVTGENRNVLAESARIARGKIQPLSTANAQDLDALIVPGGFGAAKNLSDFATQGTACQIDETLQLLTQEIYKQNKPIGFICISPALLPKILGVPVRVTIGNDIDTSEAVEEMGGIHVVCPVDDIVVDEEHKIVTTPAYMLANSISEAAKGIDKLVARVLDLTE; encoded by the coding sequence ATGAAACGAGTCGGCATTGTCCTTAGTGGCTGTGGTGTTTATGACGGTTCAGAGATTCATGAAGCCGTATTGACGTTACTTGCGCTGGATCGCGCGGGCGCACAAGCGGTTTGCTTTGCGCCAGATAAGCCACAATTACAGGTGGTTAATCACCTGACGGGTGACGTAACTGGTGAGAATCGCAACGTTTTAGCAGAATCAGCACGGATCGCCAGAGGAAAAATCCAGCCGCTTTCTACCGCAAATGCACAAGATTTAGATGCGCTGATTGTGCCGGGAGGTTTTGGCGCTGCGAAAAATTTAAGTGACTTCGCAACGCAAGGAACGGCGTGTCAGATTGATGAAACGCTACAATTGCTCACACAGGAAATTTATAAGCAAAATAAACCAATTGGTTTTATTTGCATCTCACCTGCGCTGCTGCCGAAGATTTTGGGTGTACCTGTTCGCGTAACCATTGGTAACGATATCGACACCTCTGAGGCCGTTGAGGAGATGGGCGGTATCCATGTTGTTTGTCCGGTCGATGATATCGTGGTTGATGAGGAACATAAAATCGTGACGACACCGGCCTATATGCTGGCTAACTCCATCAGCGAAGCGGCAAAAGGCATTGATAAGCTCGTTGCTCGCGTATTGGATCTCACCGAATGA
- a CDS encoding YraN family protein, which yields MNQRAAGAVYEQQARRYLERAGLTFTAANVTLRGGELDLIMRDRHIWVFVEVRYRRNAHFGDAAASVTRRKQQRLLHAAAVWLAQRGASFDTVDCRFDVLAITGEQFDWLPNAFAAQG from the coding sequence CTGAATCAGCGAGCGGCTGGCGCAGTTTACGAACAACAGGCCCGGCGTTATCTTGAGCGCGCGGGCCTGACCTTCACCGCGGCGAATGTTACGCTACGCGGCGGCGAACTGGATTTGATCATGCGCGATCGCCATATTTGGGTGTTTGTTGAAGTGCGCTATCGGCGCAACGCCCATTTTGGCGATGCGGCAGCCAGCGTCACCCGACGCAAACAGCAGCGGTTGTTGCACGCTGCCGCCGTGTGGTTGGCGCAGCGAGGTGCCAGCTTTGACACGGTGGATTGCCGCTTTGACGTGTTGGCAATTACAGGCGAACAGTTCGACTGGCTCCCTAACGCCTTCGCTGCGCAGGGATAA
- the dolP gene encoding division/outer membrane stress-associated lipid-binding lipoprotein — protein MRISSAFAVLSIALLLQGCVGVVAVGSAVATKTATDPRTVGTQVDDGTLEVRVTNAISKDEQLKKEARIVATAYQGKVLLTGQAPSTEMANRAKQIALGVEGAAEVYNEIRQGAPVSMGTASMDTWITTKVRSQILASDTVKSSNVKVTTENGEVFLLGLVTQREGTSAAEIASKVGGVKHVTTAFTYLQ, from the coding sequence ATGAGGATAAGTTCTGCATTTGCCGTGCTGTCTATCGCCCTGCTGCTACAAGGCTGTGTCGGGGTTGTTGCTGTTGGCAGTGCCGTGGCAACCAAAACGGCCACTGACCCGCGTACCGTAGGTACACAGGTTGACGATGGCACACTGGAAGTCCGCGTGACAAATGCAATCAGCAAAGACGAGCAGTTGAAAAAAGAGGCCCGTATCGTTGCAACGGCTTATCAGGGGAAAGTACTGTTAACAGGGCAGGCACCGAGCACAGAAATGGCAAACCGGGCTAAGCAAATCGCCCTCGGCGTAGAAGGTGCGGCCGAAGTCTACAATGAAATACGTCAAGGCGCGCCAGTTTCAATGGGAACCGCCTCCATGGATACCTGGATCACCACCAAAGTTCGCTCACAAATTCTGGCAAGCGACACCGTTAAATCCTCTAACGTCAAAGTCACTACGGAAAACGGCGAAGTCTTCCTGTTAGGTCTGGTGACACAGCGTGAAGGCACCTCTGCCGCAGAAATCGCCAGTAAAGTGGGCGGCGTGAAGCACGTAACGACGGCCTTCACCTACCTGCAATAA
- the mtgA gene encoding monofunctional biosynthetic peptidoglycan transglycosylase, which produces MRWKRGRGGLLTWLKRLIVRSVLGVLGAWLAGIVLFSFLPVPFSAVMVDRQISAWLTGEFSYVAHSDWVAMDDIAPEMALAVMAAEDQKFPEHWGFDLDAIGQALKHNERNTQRIRGASTLSQQMVKNLFLWDGRSWVRKGLEAGITTGVELVWTKRRILTVYLNIAEFGPGIFGVEAAARRYFNKPASRLTASESALLAAVLPNPIRFRANAPSGYVIQRQQWILRQMRQMGGDAFLRDNNLN; this is translated from the coding sequence ATGAGGTGGAAGCGAGGGCGTGGAGGCTTACTCACGTGGCTGAAACGTCTGATTGTTCGGAGCGTCTTGGGTGTCCTCGGTGCATGGCTGGCAGGCATTGTGTTGTTTTCCTTCCTGCCTGTACCGTTTTCCGCTGTGATGGTTGACCGGCAGATCAGCGCATGGCTGACAGGCGAATTCTCCTACGTTGCCCATTCGGATTGGGTGGCAATGGACGATATCGCACCAGAAATGGCGCTGGCGGTAATGGCGGCGGAAGACCAAAAATTCCCTGAGCACTGGGGCTTCGATCTTGATGCAATTGGTCAGGCATTGAAGCACAACGAACGCAATACGCAGCGGATCCGCGGTGCGTCTACGCTGTCGCAGCAGATGGTGAAGAACCTGTTCCTGTGGGATGGGCGTAGCTGGGTGCGTAAGGGGCTTGAGGCGGGGATTACCACCGGGGTGGAACTGGTTTGGACAAAACGGCGCATTCTGACCGTGTATCTCAATATCGCCGAATTTGGTCCCGGGATTTTTGGCGTGGAAGCGGCCGCCAGACGTTATTTCAACAAGCCTGCCAGCAGGTTGACGGCAAGCGAATCCGCCTTGCTGGCGGCGGTGCTGCCGAATCCGATTCGCTTTCGTGCAAATGCACCCTCCGGCTACGTGATTCAACGCCAGCAGTGGATTTTACGCCAGATGCGACAGATGGGCGGCGACGCATTTTTGCGAGATAACAACCTGAACTAA
- the diaA gene encoding DnaA initiator-associating protein DiaA yields the protein MLDRIKVCFTESIQTQIAAAEALPDAISRGAIAMVQSLLNGNKILCCGNGTSAANSQHFAASMINRFEAERPSLPAIALNADNVVLTAIANDRLHEEVYAKQVRALGQAGDVLLAISTRGNSRDIVKAVESAVTRDMTIVALTGYDGGELAGLLGPQDVEIRIPSHRSARIQEMHMLTVNCLCDLIDNTLFPHQND from the coding sequence GTGCTGGATAGAATAAAAGTTTGTTTTACCGAGAGTATTCAAACGCAGATTGCAGCGGCAGAAGCCTTGCCAGACGCCATTTCCCGTGGCGCGATTGCGATGGTGCAGTCCCTGCTAAACGGCAACAAAATTCTGTGCTGCGGTAACGGAACATCGGCAGCCAATTCGCAGCATTTTGCCGCCAGCATGATTAACCGATTTGAAGCAGAGCGCCCAAGCTTACCGGCTATCGCACTTAATGCGGATAATGTGGTCTTAACTGCGATAGCTAATGACCGCTTGCATGAAGAGGTCTATGCCAAACAAGTCAGAGCGTTAGGTCAGGCTGGCGACGTACTACTGGCAATTTCAACCCGTGGCAATAGCCGCGATATTGTTAAAGCCGTAGAGTCTGCCGTTACCCGCGACATGACGATTGTCGCCCTGACCGGCTACGATGGCGGAGAACTGGCCGGGCTGCTCGGGCCACAGGATGTGGAGATTCGCATCCCGTCACACCGCAGCGCCCGTATTCAGGAAATGCACATGCTGACAGTGAATTGCCTGTGCGATTTAATTGATAACACACTTTTTCCACACCAGAACGATTGA